The Kluyvera intermedia genome window below encodes:
- a CDS encoding DedA family protein, with amino-acid sequence MDINNLISHYGYAALIIGSMAEGETITLLGGVVAHQGLLKFPLVVISVALGGMIGDQVLYLLGRRFGGRLLKRFSRHQARIRKAQRLIKRHPYLFVIGTRFMYGFRVIGPLLIGASGLPPKIFLPLNIVGAIIWALLFTTLGYLGGEAIGPWLHHLDAHLKHIIWLVLVIVLVIALRWWLKRREAKQPQE; translated from the coding sequence ATGGATATCAATAACCTGATTTCCCATTACGGCTATGCCGCACTGATTATCGGCAGCATGGCAGAAGGTGAAACCATCACGCTGCTCGGCGGTGTGGTAGCCCATCAAGGCCTATTAAAATTTCCACTGGTGGTGATTTCGGTAGCGCTAGGCGGCATGATTGGCGATCAGGTGCTTTACCTGCTAGGACGACGGTTCGGCGGGCGGTTACTCAAGCGCTTCTCACGCCATCAGGCGCGTATTCGCAAAGCGCAGCGGTTGATTAAACGCCACCCTTACCTGTTTGTTATTGGTACGCGATTTATGTACGGTTTCCGCGTTATTGGGCCGCTGCTTATTGGTGCCAGCGGCCTGCCGCCTAAAATTTTTCTACCGCTCAATATTGTCGGCGCGATTATCTGGGCGCTACTGTTTACCACTCTGGGCTATTTAGGCGGTGAGGCTATTGGGCCGTGGTTGCATCATCTTGATGCTCATCTGAAACATATTATCTGGCTGGTGCTGGTGATTGTGCTGGTGATTGCGCTGCGCTGGTGGTTGAAGCGTCGAGAAGCGAAACAGCCGCAAGAGTAA
- a CDS encoding Yip1 family protein — MNHVWGLFSHPDIEMHVIRSENETVSHHFVHHVLVMAAIPVICAFIGTTQLGWNFGDGAVVRLSLMTGLGLAVLFYALMLVGVAVMGRVIWWMARHYPNRPSLKRCMVFAGYVATPLFLSGIVALYPLVWLCALVGTVALFYTGYLLYVGIPTFLNINREEGLSFASSTLAIGVLVLEVLLALTVVLWGYGYRLF; from the coding sequence ATGAACCATGTATGGGGACTCTTCTCCCACCCTGATATAGAGATGCATGTTATTCGCAGTGAGAACGAAACTGTTTCTCACCACTTTGTCCACCATGTCCTGGTGATGGCTGCCATCCCGGTGATCTGTGCATTTATCGGCACCACCCAGCTTGGCTGGAACTTCGGTGACGGCGCTGTGGTCAGGCTATCGTTGATGACCGGCCTTGGGCTGGCAGTATTGTTTTATGCACTGATGCTGGTGGGTGTGGCAGTCATGGGACGGGTTATCTGGTGGATGGCGCGTCACTATCCGAATCGGCCTTCGCTCAAACGCTGTATGGTGTTCGCCGGTTATGTGGCGACTCCACTCTTTTTGAGCGGTATTGTTGCGCTGTATCCGTTGGTCTGGCTCTGCGCGCTTGTCGGTACGGTTGCGTTGTTTTACACCGGGTATCTGTTGTATGTCGGCATCCCAACCTTCCTGAATATTAACCGCGAAGAGGGGTTAAGCTTTGCCAGTTCGACGCTGGCGATTGGCGTGTTGGTACTGGAAGTTCTGCTGGCGCTGACGGTTGTCCTGTGGGGTTACGGCTATCGCTTGTTCTGA
- the pbpG gene encoding D-alanyl-D-alanine endopeptidase, translating into MQKFRVSLLSLALVLAVPFAPEASAKTAVSAVASHPDIASGSAMIVDLNTNKIIYANQPDLVRPMASITKVMTAMVVLDAHLPLDEILTVDISQTPEMKGIYSRVRLNSQISRKNMLLLALMSSENRAAASLAHHYPGGYNAFIRAMNAKAKALGMTRTRYVEPTGLSIHNVSTARDLTKLLIATKQYPLIGQLSTTKEDTATFAHPAYTLPFRNTNHLVYRDNWSIQLTKTGFTNAAGHCLVMRTVMNNRPVAMVVMDAFGKYTHFADASRLRTWVETGKVMPVPAAALSYKKQKEAEVEGNIAKAQLSGQTTQDD; encoded by the coding sequence ATGCAGAAATTTCGCGTTTCCCTGCTCAGCCTGGCTCTTGTGCTGGCTGTGCCTTTTGCGCCTGAGGCGAGCGCCAAAACGGCCGTATCCGCCGTGGCCTCGCACCCGGATATTGCTTCCGGTAGCGCAATGATCGTCGATCTGAATACCAATAAAATCATTTATGCTAACCAGCCGGATCTGGTGCGCCCAATGGCCTCTATCACTAAAGTGATGACGGCGATGGTGGTGCTGGATGCGCATCTGCCGTTGGATGAAATACTGACGGTTGATATCAGCCAAACGCCGGAGATGAAAGGTATCTACTCTCGTGTGCGTTTGAACAGCCAAATCAGCCGTAAAAATATGCTGTTGCTGGCGTTGATGTCGTCGGAAAACCGTGCGGCGGCAAGCCTTGCCCACCATTATCCGGGTGGCTATAACGCATTTATCCGCGCGATGAATGCGAAAGCGAAAGCGCTGGGCATGACCCGCACGCGTTATGTTGAGCCGACGGGGTTGTCGATTCACAACGTTTCAACCGCGCGTGATTTGACCAAACTGCTGATTGCCACCAAACAGTATCCGCTGATTGGTCAGTTGAGCACCACCAAAGAAGATACCGCGACCTTTGCGCATCCGGCTTATACGCTGCCATTTCGTAACACCAACCACCTGGTATACCGCGATAACTGGAGCATCCAGTTGACCAAAACCGGCTTTACCAATGCGGCAGGCCACTGTCTGGTGATGCGCACCGTGATGAACAATCGCCCGGTCGCCATGGTGGTGATGGACGCATTCGGCAAATATACCCACTTTGCTGACGCTAGCCGTCTGCGCACATGGGTTGAAACCGGCAAAGTGATGCCCGTTCCTGCGGCTGCGTTGAGTTATAAGAAGCAAAAAGAGGCCGAGGTGGAAGGCAATATTGCCAAAGCCCAGCTAAGCGGACAGACCACCCAGGACGATTAA
- the dld gene encoding D-lactate dehydrogenase → MSSQTTNDNNALINELSRLVGHAHLLTDPAKTARYRKGFRSGHGDALAVVFPGSLLELWRVLSACVAADKIILMQAANTGLTEGSTPSGNDYDRDIIIISTLRLDKLHLLDKGEQVLAWPGTTLYSLEKALKPLGREPHSVIGSSCIGASVIGGICNNSGGSLVQRGPAYTEMSLFARIDEQGKLTLVNHLGIDLGETPEQILSKLDDERVTDGDVRHDGRHAHDYDYVNRVRDVNADTPARYNADPERLFESSGCAGKLAVFAVRLDTFPAEKRQQVFYIGTNQPDVLTEIRRHILAEFKNLPVAGEYMHRDIYDIAEQYGKDTFLMIDKLGTDKMPFFFTLKGRADAALEKVSLFKPHFTDRFMQKLGHAFPAHLPQRMKTWRDKYEHHLLLKMSGEGIDEAQTWLAEYFKTAEGDFFACTPEEGSKAFLHRFAAAGAAIRYQAVHADEVEDILALDIALRRNDTEWFEHLPPEINDKLVYKLYYGHFMCHVFHQDYIVKKGVDPHDLKEQMLVLLRERGAQYPAEHNVGHLYEADENLQRHYRDNDPTNSMNPGIGKTSKLKYWGEKNDA, encoded by the coding sequence ATGTCTTCTCAAACTACAAACGATAATAACGCGTTGATTAACGAACTCTCCCGCCTGGTTGGTCACGCTCACCTGCTGACCGACCCCGCTAAAACTGCTCGCTATCGCAAAGGCTTTCGTTCCGGTCACGGCGATGCCCTGGCCGTGGTCTTCCCTGGCTCACTGCTGGAACTGTGGCGTGTGCTGAGTGCCTGCGTCGCGGCAGACAAAATCATTCTGATGCAGGCCGCCAACACCGGTCTGACCGAAGGTTCGACCCCAAGCGGCAACGACTATGACCGCGATATCATTATTATCAGCACTCTGCGTCTGGATAAGCTGCACCTGCTGGATAAAGGCGAGCAGGTACTGGCATGGCCGGGTACCACCCTTTATTCGCTGGAAAAAGCGCTGAAACCGTTAGGTCGCGAACCGCATTCGGTGATTGGTTCTTCATGTATTGGCGCGTCGGTTATCGGTGGCATCTGTAATAACTCCGGCGGCTCTCTGGTGCAGCGCGGCCCGGCGTATACCGAAATGTCGCTGTTTGCGCGTATTGATGAGCAAGGCAAACTGACGCTGGTGAACCATCTGGGGATCGATCTGGGTGAAACGCCGGAGCAAATTTTAAGCAAGCTCGACGACGAACGTGTGACCGATGGCGATGTGCGCCACGATGGCCGTCATGCGCACGATTACGACTACGTGAACCGCGTACGTGATGTTAATGCGGATACCCCGGCCCGTTACAACGCTGACCCTGAGCGGTTGTTCGAATCTTCCGGCTGTGCAGGCAAGCTGGCGGTGTTTGCGGTGCGTCTTGATACCTTCCCGGCAGAAAAACGTCAGCAGGTGTTCTATATCGGCACCAACCAGCCGGACGTGCTCACCGAAATTCGCCGCCATATTCTGGCTGAATTCAAAAACCTGCCGGTGGCGGGTGAATACATGCACCGTGATATTTACGATATTGCTGAGCAGTACGGGAAAGACACCTTCTTGATGATCGACAAGCTCGGCACCGACAAAATGCCGTTCTTCTTCACGCTAAAAGGCCGTGCCGATGCGGCGCTGGAGAAAGTGTCGTTATTTAAACCGCACTTCACCGACCGCTTTATGCAGAAACTCGGCCACGCTTTCCCCGCGCATCTGCCGCAGCGGATGAAAACCTGGCGTGATAAATATGAGCATCACCTGCTGCTGAAGATGTCCGGCGAGGGTATTGATGAAGCACAGACCTGGCTTGCCGAGTACTTTAAAACGGCTGAGGGCGACTTCTTCGCCTGTACGCCGGAAGAAGGCAGCAAAGCATTCCTGCACCGTTTCGCCGCGGCTGGCGCGGCCATTCGTTATCAGGCCGTTCATGCCGATGAGGTGGAAGATATTCTGGCGCTGGATATTGCGCTGCGCCGGAACGATACCGAATGGTTTGAGCATTTACCGCCGGAAATCAACGACAAGCTGGTGTATAAGCTCTATTACGGTCACTTTATGTGTCACGTTTTCCACCAGGATTACATCGTTAAAAAAGGCGTGGATCCGCATGATCTGAAAGAGCAAATGTTGGTGCTGCTGCGCGAGCGCGGCGCGCAATATCCGGCGGAGCATAACGTGGGGCATCTGTATGAAGCCGACGAGAATCTGCAACGTCATTATCGTGACAACGATCCGACGAACAGCATGAACCCAGGGATCGGTAAAACCAGTAAGCTGAAATACTGGGGCGAGAAAAACGACGCGTAA